The Leptospira brenneri genome includes a window with the following:
- a CDS encoding M50 family metallopeptidase produces MAEKPVKFVIFLSLILSLVAFWDHQFTSYLKEFVVLIHEICHATAALFSGGVVKGIALHGNEGGETIAVPASFRGSFILVVSAGYIGSSLVGAFLLRLGFQGRHARQTMILFGLFLISVSVLYSKLGDLAYFTGIFWGVGILVTGMLGETISILSLVFLGTSISLYSLYDLSDFAERLTETDAGILAFWMAGLGPEDLQNQEVPTVVVILGYMIATLWSLLSIGIIFMSLRSSLSHEESHEIPEMEESFERFPGDLSPEAKLWLEKRGVDPESGIVLPPNLFQDFPPKDNSP; encoded by the coding sequence ATGGCAGAAAAACCGGTTAAGTTTGTCATTTTTCTATCTTTGATTCTGAGTTTGGTGGCGTTTTGGGACCACCAATTCACATCTTACCTCAAAGAATTTGTTGTACTCATTCACGAAATTTGTCATGCCACAGCCGCCCTCTTTAGTGGCGGAGTTGTGAAAGGAATAGCGCTTCATGGAAACGAAGGTGGGGAAACTATTGCGGTTCCTGCTTCTTTTCGCGGTTCCTTTATTTTGGTAGTTTCTGCAGGATACATTGGTTCCTCCCTTGTCGGGGCATTTTTACTCCGATTAGGATTTCAAGGTCGCCATGCTCGCCAAACAATGATTTTGTTTGGATTGTTTCTTATCTCCGTCAGTGTATTGTATTCCAAATTAGGAGACCTCGCTTACTTTACGGGTATCTTTTGGGGTGTGGGAATTCTCGTTACAGGAATGTTAGGTGAGACGATATCCATCCTCTCCTTGGTTTTTTTAGGTACAAGTATTTCCCTCTATTCTTTGTATGATCTCTCTGACTTTGCGGAAAGACTCACAGAAACCGATGCAGGAATCCTAGCTTTTTGGATGGCGGGTCTTGGACCCGAGGATTTGCAAAATCAGGAAGTCCCGACTGTTGTGGTCATTCTTGGTTATATGATCGCGACCCTTTGGTCACTCCTTAGCATCGGAATTATTTTTATGTCTCTACGAAGTTCGCTCAGCCATGAAGAATCTCATGAAATTCCGGAAATGGAAGAGTCTTTTGAGAGGTTCCCTGGTGACCTTTCCCCTGAGGCAAAACTCTGGCTGGAAAAACGAGGTGTGGATCCTGAAAGTGGGATCGTTTTGCCCCCAAATTTGTTCCAAGACTTCCCTCCCAAAGACAATAGTCCTTAA
- a CDS encoding PP2C family protein-serine/threonine phosphatase, protein MRELTITILSSLLFFLILLFAFIGFQNNTKRLPFYHYPSGLIVNIGEGNRAHWGNTIVQEDLENFESISDFSNIDSYPLHIKDNKGNIYEENFKLKTIRKTDVLGVFFSDLFLAFFSLAIAVYFYYSTRDALIFGFFFNFGLVILSNVFVLTFQNSIFLFILTLYLGSFLQYHLINRLRGKEINSKWLLPQILISFIMAMIASQEKYDMLLIERIVLVAHAITVLFGSVNIVANIYEIVKSKPQEEALLKRIVLVFSIFLYVALPISILFFDGYPWFFVHRSLFVVTYLLFILSFFYGTYRYTFVPSLVIFTPSIVTLILVSIILGTYIGSIFILDFILPIRYLKDRWVFNLIYLFLVTAYLIPLKLRVKEFFDYWFFEQNPKLSEGINKITALLSSPLSMRKTILTITRTVRETLSVSNIIILIPGDRFASTDLKNIDFVRISSQSEIWNYFTSTDRVTVTSHLEYGIGLRETLYNFLKGLNVQLAFPSYDSSSNRKNIQAMILIGEKLDKKYFSIGELKFINEVVKISGLLLENYSLLEDEIQKRKIVRDIQTASIVDNTLRLILPSEVKGIDYGYISKPAVGISGDYLDIIPVSQTKMIVLLGDVAGHGLGTGFLVSAIKGIVREQLRNGTSLEGLFREINSFFRARYKGNEFMTLLGGIFDSKENIFKYVNAGHLSLIEMRADGQIKLHSKTQRVLGILETDYHAQELKLLPGTKLFLYSDGITEAFSERDEIFGEETLIEFLHFNAQKTVKEIPPLLETKMANFRGNREQSDDITFIGLSFTPN, encoded by the coding sequence ATGAGAGAACTTACGATTACCATACTCTCTTCTCTTTTATTTTTTTTGATCCTTCTTTTTGCTTTTATTGGATTTCAAAACAATACCAAAAGACTGCCTTTTTACCATTACCCTTCAGGTCTCATTGTAAATATTGGCGAAGGAAATCGGGCCCACTGGGGAAATACTATTGTTCAAGAAGATTTAGAAAATTTTGAATCCATCTCTGATTTCTCAAACATCGATTCTTATCCTTTACATATCAAAGACAATAAAGGAAATATTTATGAAGAAAACTTTAAACTAAAAACAATTCGCAAAACAGATGTTTTAGGAGTATTTTTTTCTGATTTATTTTTAGCATTTTTTAGTTTAGCAATCGCAGTATATTTTTATTATTCTACAAGAGATGCTTTGATATTTGGTTTTTTCTTTAACTTTGGTCTTGTCATCCTTTCCAATGTTTTTGTCCTTACTTTCCAAAATTCCATATTTTTATTTATCCTAACCCTTTATTTAGGAAGTTTTTTACAATACCACCTAATCAATAGGCTCCGCGGCAAAGAAATCAATTCCAAATGGCTATTACCGCAAATATTAATTTCTTTTATCATGGCAATGATCGCATCTCAAGAAAAGTACGACATGTTACTGATCGAAAGAATTGTTTTAGTTGCTCATGCAATCACTGTATTATTTGGTTCTGTTAACATCGTTGCAAACATTTATGAAATTGTTAAATCTAAACCACAAGAAGAGGCTCTTCTCAAAAGAATTGTTTTAGTATTTTCTATTTTTTTGTATGTGGCACTTCCAATTAGTATTCTATTCTTTGATGGATATCCTTGGTTTTTTGTACACAGATCTCTTTTTGTTGTAACCTATCTTTTGTTTATCCTTTCTTTCTTTTACGGAACATACCGATATACTTTTGTTCCTTCTCTCGTGATTTTTACACCAAGTATTGTCACTTTAATTTTGGTATCGATCATTCTTGGAACCTATATTGGATCTATTTTTATTTTAGATTTTATTCTTCCCATTCGTTACCTAAAAGACCGTTGGGTGTTTAATCTTATTTACTTATTCCTTGTCACCGCTTATCTCATTCCATTGAAATTACGAGTCAAAGAATTCTTTGATTATTGGTTCTTTGAACAAAACCCAAAGTTAAGTGAAGGAATCAATAAAATCACAGCTCTTTTATCTTCTCCGCTTTCGATGCGAAAGACAATCCTGACCATCACTCGCACCGTGAGAGAAACCTTAAGTGTTTCCAATATCATCATCTTAATTCCGGGAGACCGGTTCGCAAGTACTGATCTCAAAAACATTGATTTTGTTCGGATCTCCTCCCAATCGGAAATTTGGAATTATTTCACAAGCACTGACCGTGTCACCGTCACCTCACATCTCGAATATGGAATTGGTTTACGCGAAACATTATATAATTTCCTAAAAGGATTAAACGTTCAGTTAGCATTTCCTTCTTATGATTCTTCTTCGAACAGAAAAAACATTCAGGCAATGATTCTCATTGGAGAGAAGTTAGATAAAAAATATTTCTCCATTGGAGAATTAAAATTCATCAATGAAGTTGTTAAAATTTCAGGGCTGTTACTCGAAAATTATAGTTTGTTAGAAGACGAAATTCAAAAACGTAAAATAGTTCGTGATATCCAAACTGCATCTATCGTAGACAATACACTTCGACTCATTTTACCTAGTGAGGTTAAAGGGATTGATTATGGTTACATTTCTAAACCCGCTGTGGGAATTTCAGGTGATTACTTAGATATCATTCCCGTTTCTCAAACAAAAATGATTGTACTGTTAGGTGATGTGGCAGGTCACGGACTTGGAACTGGATTTTTAGTCAGTGCTATTAAAGGAATTGTTAGAGAACAACTTCGTAATGGTACATCTCTCGAAGGATTATTCCGTGAAATCAATTCGTTTTTCCGAGCTCGTTACAAAGGAAACGAGTTTATGACCTTACTCGGTGGAATTTTTGATTCGAAAGAAAATATTTTTAAATATGTGAATGCTGGACATCTTTCTCTCATTGAAATGAGAGCCGATGGACAAATCAAATTACATTCTAAAACACAACGGGTTCTTGGAATTTTAGAAACCGATTACCATGCCCAAGAATTAAAACTACTTCCGGGAACCAAACTCTTTCTTTATTCCGATGGAATCACGGAAGCCTTTAGTGAACGAGATGAAATTTTCGGGGAAGAAACATTAATTGAATTTTTGCATTTCAACGCCCAAAAAACCGTAAAAGAAATCCCTCCCTTATTAGAAACGAAAATGGCAAATTTTCGCGGGAACCGAGAACAATCGGATGATATTACATTTATTGGTCTTTCTTTTACACCAAACTAG
- the argJ gene encoding bifunctional glutamate N-acetyltransferase/amino-acid acetyltransferase ArgJ, giving the protein MKFPLGFYSFGKNIGIKDSSLDFAVIYSENRCKAAAVFTRNNFPGAPIYVGRDHIKDGYLQAIVINSKNSNVATGEQGIQNSYAICTELGKSLGIPAKDILPSSTGVIGVPLPIEKILNACSTAKADLKPGNLEEVAEAIMTTDTRKKISYRTMTNQTSEGVMFGIAKGAGMIEPNMATMLSYILSDYIPESGDLQGILKRVVDVTYNCVTIDSDTSTSDTVVLMCSGVLGTIPDDVFESHLREIATDLSKMIARDGEGASKLIELTVSHGRDDVQVTKIGKSILNSPLVKTAIYGGDPNWGRFVMAIGKVFDEPIPYDSLEIQLGGIAVKGADNDTKTKLAEYLKSNEEIQISVVLNTGSFQKTFWSCDFTEGYIQENAYYTT; this is encoded by the coding sequence ATGAAGTTTCCATTGGGATTTTATTCCTTCGGCAAAAACATAGGGATCAAAGACTCGAGCTTAGATTTTGCGGTCATTTATTCAGAAAATCGATGTAAGGCGGCAGCTGTATTCACCCGTAATAATTTCCCAGGTGCTCCCATTTATGTGGGCCGCGACCATATCAAAGACGGATATCTCCAAGCAATCGTAATCAATTCCAAAAATTCCAATGTGGCAACGGGAGAACAAGGAATTCAAAATTCCTATGCCATTTGTACAGAACTCGGAAAATCCTTGGGAATCCCAGCCAAAGACATCCTTCCTTCCTCCACAGGAGTGATTGGCGTTCCCCTTCCCATAGAAAAAATCCTTAATGCTTGTTCTACGGCAAAAGCAGATTTAAAACCGGGGAATTTAGAAGAAGTAGCAGAAGCTATTATGACTACCGACACCCGCAAAAAAATTTCTTATCGAACCATGACAAACCAAACCAGTGAAGGTGTAATGTTTGGGATTGCAAAAGGGGCCGGAATGATTGAACCAAATATGGCCACCATGTTGTCCTATATCCTTTCCGATTACATTCCTGAATCAGGAGACTTACAAGGAATTTTAAAACGAGTTGTGGATGTAACATATAACTGTGTAACTATCGACTCCGATACATCCACAAGCGATACTGTAGTTCTAATGTGTTCTGGAGTTCTCGGAACCATTCCCGATGACGTCTTTGAATCTCATTTGAGAGAAATTGCCACTGACCTTTCCAAGATGATTGCCCGCGATGGAGAAGGTGCATCCAAACTGATAGAACTTACCGTTTCTCATGGAAGAGATGATGTACAAGTCACTAAAATCGGAAAATCCATTCTCAATTCACCACTGGTCAAAACTGCCATTTATGGTGGAGATCCCAACTGGGGAAGATTTGTGATGGCAATTGGAAAAGTCTTTGATGAACCAATTCCTTATGACTCTTTAGAAATTCAATTAGGTGGAATCGCAGTTAAGGGTGCCGATAATGACACCAAAACAAAGTTAGCCGAATATTTAAAATCGAATGAAGAAATTCAAATCTCTGTTGTATTAAATACAGGATCCTTCCAAAAAACATTTTGGAGTTGCGATTTCACAGAAGGATATATCCAGGAAAACGCCTACTACACAACATGA
- a CDS encoding HAMP domain-containing sensor histidine kinase, with product MRSFFSTLLLLNWGLLLLLLTLALGVFFIYDLVVPAVRPLILFAFVLISIFGTFYTSTNIAMRITDPLAAVEKKTKEINAGDFGVELSSPDIRELATLALSINEMAKRLKVQFLDLTVEKEKFNYLLQNLKEGVFAIDGNEKFLFLNRNISDTLIVKNSQFKDYIPSIKNKELLSFIKEKIHHGVEGKTEFQDGIHFYTARIYPIKSDSVIQLYIGVLSDITEDRQNQLIREQFFQNASHELKTPITSIKGYAETLEYKLKLPEDSNERKFLDAILRNTERLIRIVEDMLTVSRLESHKTILNLTDFSLSELVKNVSESLGVIYSQKKQNLVLDIPLDFRVKADRLLLEDLLVNLISNASAYSPEGSSVIVRATSTENKNQIQVVDHGIGISAEDADRIFERFFRVDTNRSRKEGGTGLGLSIVKHIARLHSGEVFVSPNPRGGSIFTFEFPKK from the coding sequence ATGCGTAGTTTTTTTTCTACATTACTTTTACTCAACTGGGGTCTTTTACTTCTTTTACTGACCCTAGCTTTGGGTGTGTTTTTCATTTATGATCTAGTTGTACCCGCAGTACGCCCTCTCATCCTATTTGCTTTTGTTTTGATTTCTATATTTGGTACTTTTTATACCTCAACTAACATTGCAATGCGGATTACAGATCCACTGGCAGCCGTAGAGAAAAAAACCAAAGAAATCAACGCTGGTGACTTCGGAGTCGAGTTATCTTCTCCTGATATCCGTGAATTGGCAACTCTTGCATTGTCTATCAATGAAATGGCCAAACGACTTAAAGTCCAATTTTTGGATCTTACCGTCGAAAAAGAAAAATTCAACTACCTACTACAGAATTTAAAAGAAGGTGTCTTTGCGATTGATGGAAATGAAAAATTTCTATTTCTGAATCGAAATATTTCTGATACCTTAATTGTAAAAAATTCTCAGTTCAAAGACTATATTCCTTCGATCAAAAACAAAGAACTCCTCAGTTTTATTAAAGAAAAAATCCATCATGGTGTGGAAGGAAAAACGGAGTTTCAAGACGGAATTCACTTTTATACCGCTCGTATTTATCCAATTAAATCTGACTCGGTAATTCAATTGTATATTGGTGTATTATCAGACATTACAGAAGATAGACAAAACCAACTCATTCGAGAACAATTTTTCCAAAATGCTTCTCACGAATTAAAAACTCCCATAACATCAATTAAAGGTTATGCAGAAACTTTGGAATACAAACTCAAACTTCCAGAAGATTCAAATGAAAGAAAATTTTTAGATGCCATCCTTAGAAATACAGAAAGGTTAATTCGAATTGTTGAAGACATGCTGACGGTATCGCGTTTGGAAAGTCATAAAACAATACTAAACCTAACTGATTTTTCTCTGTCGGAACTAGTAAAAAATGTATCTGAGTCTTTGGGTGTGATCTATTCCCAAAAAAAACAAAATCTGGTTTTGGATATCCCACTAGACTTTCGGGTGAAAGCGGATCGCCTCCTCCTCGAAGATCTACTGGTGAATTTGATTTCTAACGCTTCCGCCTATAGTCCAGAAGGTTCCAGTGTGATTGTAAGGGCTACGTCGACAGAAAACAAAAACCAAATCCAGGTAGTTGATCACGGAATTGGAATTTCTGCAGAAGATGCAGACCGTATTTTTGAACGTTTTTTCCGTGTCGATACCAACCGTTCTCGAAAAGAAGGTGGAACAGGACTTGGTCTTTCCATAGTCAAACACATCGCAAGACTACACTCTGGAGAAGTTTTTGTTTCCCCGAACCCCCGAGGGGGTTCCATTTTTACCTTTGAATTTCCCAAAAAATAG
- a CDS encoding response regulator has translation MKILIVDDEEDIAGLIQFHLEEEGFQTEVCHNGMEVLPRLEKHLPDGIILDLMLPGIGGMDLCKRIKEKYPHIPILMVTAKTGETDVVLGLELGADDYIRKPFNIRELVARVRTVTRRTTDPTGEVQGTISTGKIQINPTAHKVFVEGTEIDLTLIEFKLLQLFAGNPGVAFSRDKLLDRIWGKDVFVTDRTVDVNIKRLRDKLLSEKERLETIRGVGYRFRDA, from the coding sequence ATGAAAATACTAATTGTAGATGACGAAGAAGACATTGCAGGACTCATCCAGTTCCATTTAGAGGAAGAAGGATTTCAGACTGAAGTTTGTCACAATGGGATGGAAGTTCTCCCCCGTTTAGAAAAACACCTCCCGGATGGAATCATATTAGATTTGATGTTACCGGGAATTGGTGGGATGGATCTTTGCAAACGCATTAAAGAAAAATACCCTCATATTCCCATTTTGATGGTAACCGCAAAAACCGGGGAAACCGATGTTGTACTTGGGCTGGAACTCGGTGCTGATGATTACATTCGTAAACCATTTAACATCAGGGAATTAGTTGCCCGAGTAAGAACCGTTACGCGAAGAACTACAGATCCAACCGGGGAAGTCCAAGGAACCATTTCTACTGGGAAAATCCAAATCAATCCAACAGCTCACAAAGTTTTTGTAGAAGGAACTGAAATTGATTTAACTCTAATCGAATTTAAACTCTTACAACTATTTGCTGGAAACCCCGGCGTTGCTTTCTCCAGAGACAAACTACTCGATCGGATTTGGGGAAAGGATGTATTTGTCACCGACAGAACCGTTGACGTAAACATCAAACGTCTCCGAGATAAATTACTTTCTGAAAAAGAAAGATTAGAAACAATACGCGGGGTCGGTTACCGATTCCGAGATGCGTAG
- a CDS encoding RNA polymerase sigma factor, translated as MSQFEVLMKRYQGMVFSQAKKAFLTDEEAEDFTQEVFLKAYESLSQFRGESQFSTWLFQIARFRLTKVFKKKKLPITDWKEDISSVADQSKPSVAEILDKEETSNTLRSLISKLPKSYQMPILLHYFENKPLKEIASDLNIKLGTIKSHISRGKDLLRKWWSHEIEG; from the coding sequence GTGTCCCAATTCGAAGTCCTAATGAAACGATACCAAGGGATGGTATTTTCCCAGGCAAAAAAAGCCTTCCTCACAGACGAAGAAGCAGAAGATTTCACCCAAGAAGTTTTTTTAAAAGCATACGAATCTCTCAGTCAGTTCCGAGGAGAATCTCAGTTTTCTACTTGGTTGTTTCAAATCGCAAGGTTTCGCCTAACAAAAGTTTTTAAAAAGAAAAAATTACCCATTACCGATTGGAAAGAAGATATCTCTTCTGTGGCCGACCAGTCAAAACCTTCCGTTGCGGAAATTTTGGATAAAGAAGAAACAAGTAATACTTTACGATCTTTGATTTCCAAATTACCGAAATCATACCAAATGCCCATTCTCTTGCATTACTTTGAAAACAAACCTTTGAAAGAAATTGCTTCCGATCTAAATATCAAACTAGGTACGATTAAAAGTCATATCTCCAGAGGGAAAGATCTTTTGAGGAAATGGTGGTCACATGAAATCGAAGGTTAA
- the aat gene encoding leucyl/phenylalanyl-tRNA--protein transferase: protein MTQRSFEQFFKNPRTWKEDLVAVGGDFSVDRLLYAYKHGIFPWSEDPVRWYCLDPRAIFDLKRVHFSKTVLRKVKQNKFRISFNEAFPIVMQGCSYREKDNTWITPGFIQGYAELHRLGWAHSVEVWNLENVLVGGVYGVAIGKFFAGESMFSFESDAGKIGLYHLFDKLKQSGFTLFDTQQLNHVTWQLGAYEIPKLSYLDRLERALGDGRPWVIPTSLG from the coding sequence TTGACACAAAGGAGTTTTGAACAATTTTTTAAAAATCCAAGAACTTGGAAAGAAGATCTAGTTGCTGTGGGTGGAGATTTCTCCGTCGATCGTTTGTTATATGCCTACAAACACGGAATTTTTCCTTGGTCGGAAGATCCTGTTCGATGGTATTGTTTGGATCCTCGGGCCATTTTTGATTTAAAACGAGTTCATTTTTCAAAAACCGTACTTCGCAAAGTAAAACAAAATAAATTTCGTATTTCTTTCAATGAAGCATTTCCCATTGTTATGCAAGGTTGTTCGTACCGTGAAAAAGATAATACTTGGATCACTCCCGGATTTATCCAAGGTTATGCTGAATTACATAGATTAGGTTGGGCTCATTCTGTTGAGGTTTGGAATCTGGAGAATGTTTTGGTGGGTGGGGTGTATGGAGTTGCCATCGGCAAATTCTTTGCTGGGGAAAGTATGTTTTCTTTTGAGTCAGATGCAGGAAAAATAGGACTCTATCATTTATTCGATAAATTAAAACAGTCGGGCTTTACACTTTTTGACACCCAACAACTCAATCATGTAACTTGGCAGTTGGGTGCTTACGAAATTCCTAAACTATCTTATTTGGATCGTTTAGAACGTGCATTAGGCGATGGAAGGCCCTGGGTCATTCCAACTTCACTCGGCTGA